The sequence below is a genomic window from Streptosporangium lutulentum.
GTGGTCGTGCCCTCTAGGCGTGTCCCCGGACCGCTGTCGCGCGTGTCCTCGAACCCGCCGCCCGGGTTCGGGACCGTACTGCGGGGGGCAGGGTCCTCAGCAGTCGACGAGCTCGGGCGACTGGTTGAGGATCTGGGACCTGGCGGTGACGAACTCCGCGTGGGCCTTGGTGGCGGCGGGGTCGAAGACCGCGACCCGGTGGCAGTTCTGGAAGGCCAGCCTCACCTGGAAGTGGCGCTCCAGAGCGCCGCGCATGGAGTCGCTCGCCAGACAGCGCAGGAGCTGGCCCCGGGCGCTCTCGTCCGGCGGCGGCACGGTGTTGTCGGCGAACTCGGCGCCGGTGTGGTCACGTTGCCTGACCAGCTCGGTGATCACCGACCACGCGTAGGGCAGGGAGTCACGAACACAGGCGACAAACGCCGCATCGTCCACCTCACCGGCTTTCGCCTGGTCAAGAAGATCGTTCGAAACGGTCAGCGACATGCTGCGTTCTCCTCTCAGAAGGGGATCAATCAGACACTAAAGTGGACGCGGCGATCGCTCCATCTAGCGCGAGAGCGACACTCGCGTGGGCCCGAAGACGAAGTCCGGGTCGATCTGGGCGGCGAGATCCTCGCCGGTGGCCCTGTTGGCCCAGGCCTCCGCGTTGCGGAGGTGGAACCGTACGGCCTGGCGGCCGAAGCGGGGCCAGTCTTTCTCCTGGGCGTCGAGGTGCGCCAAAAGCGTGCCCAGCGCCTCGGAGTTGGCGGGTTCGAGGTCGTGCAGGGTGAACGGACGGCCCTGCTCCATCGCGCGGATCGCCGTCGAGTGCTCAAGGCAGACCAGCAGGTCGTCGCCGACGTGCTCGCGCAGGAAGGCCACGTCGCCGGGGCCGTGCACCTTGTTGCCGACCACCGCGATCGGCACGTCGTCGGCGGCGGCGTAGTCGCGGTACTGGCGGTACACGCTCACCCCCTGACGGGTCGGCTCGGCGACCAGGAAGGTCATGTCGAAGCGGGTGAACAGCCCGGAGGCGAAGGAGTCGGCCCCCGCCGTCATGTCCACCACGACGTATTCGCCGGCGCCGTCGACGAGGTGGTTGAGATACAGCTCCACCGCGCCCACTTTGGAGTGGTAGCAGGCCACCCCCAGATCGCCCTCGCTGAACGGGCCGGTGACCATCAGCCGTGGCCCCTCAGGGGTGACGGCGGCGAAGCCGGAGTGGATGGGGTCGTGGGATTCGTCCAGGCGCAGCAGCCGGGAGCCGCGCCCGGGCGGGGTCGTCTTGACCATCGCCGAGGCCGAGGAGATGCGCGGGTTGTCACCCCGCAGGTATTCCTTGATCTCGGTCAGGTGTGAGCCCATCGGGCGGGGCAGCGCGCCGTCGGCCACGCCCAGGGCCATTCCCAGATGTTGGTTGATGTCGGCGTCGACCGCGACGACCGGCCCGCCATGGCTCGCTGTGTATCTCGCGAACAGCGCCGACAGAGTCGTCTTGCCGCTGCCGCCTTTACCGACGAACGCCACCCTCACAACGACGATCCAATCTGGTTATGAAAACCGTTGCAACTCCCGAGAGTGATAATCATGACACGGACAGTGAGGATGCGCGACCCGTACGACCAGGGAAATCGACGGATGACCAGGAAGAATCAGCAGGCGGGCGAGGGTGACGGTGATCGCGGACGCACGCCCGGTACGGCGAGTCCTCGCCGTCCGCCCCGGGAGACGCGGCCCGGGGCGGCCGTCAGGGAAGTGAGTCCTTGGCGATGTGGGCGAGGGTGATCTCGGCGAGCAGGGTCTCCTCGTACTCGCGCAACGCGCTCCACACGTCGGCCAGAGGCCGGGCGACTCCCGGGTAGCCGCCGTGCGCGGGGCGTTCCGGATTGCCCTCGACCACCAGGATCACATCGGCCAGGGTGATCTCCTCGGCGGGCCGGGCCAGCCAGTAGCCCCCGTCGGGACCACGCTGGCTGTGGATGAGTCCCGCCCGCCGCAACTGCAGCAGGATGTTGTCCAGGAACCTCCGCGGGATGTTCTGCGACGCGGCGATCCTCTCGGCGGGCACGGGACCGGGTGGCGCCGCGGCCAGTTCGGTGGCGGCCCGTAGCGCGTACTGGGTT
It includes:
- a CDS encoding SCO5389 family protein — its product is MSLTVSNDLLDQAKAGEVDDAAFVACVRDSLPYAWSVITELVRQRDHTGAEFADNTVPPPDESARGQLLRCLASDSMRGALERHFQVRLAFQNCHRVAVFDPAATKAHAEFVTARSQILNQSPELVDC
- a CDS encoding nucleotide-binding protein: MRVAFVGKGGSGKTTLSALFARYTASHGGPVVAVDADINQHLGMALGVADGALPRPMGSHLTEIKEYLRGDNPRISSASAMVKTTPPGRGSRLLRLDESHDPIHSGFAAVTPEGPRLMVTGPFSEGDLGVACYHSKVGAVELYLNHLVDGAGEYVVVDMTAGADSFASGLFTRFDMTFLVAEPTRQGVSVYRQYRDYAAADDVPIAVVGNKVHGPGDVAFLREHVGDDLLVCLEHSTAIRAMEQGRPFTLHDLEPANSEALGTLLAHLDAQEKDWPRFGRQAVRFHLRNAEAWANRATGEDLAAQIDPDFVFGPTRVSLSR
- a CDS encoding RrF2 family transcriptional regulator; its protein translation is MRISARTQYALRAATELAAAPPGPVPAERIAASQNIPRRFLDNILLQLRRAGLIHSQRGPDGGYWLARPAEEITLADVILVVEGNPERPAHGGYPGVARPLADVWSALREYEETLLAEITLAHIAKDSLP